The following are encoded together in the Naumannella cuiyingiana genome:
- a CDS encoding transketolase C-terminal domain-containing protein — MAINDDAAPHEILDRHVRDALRRLDDAAPRPADGAPALTPDALKPDALKPDAIFDAMAGSRLLDIWARRLRARGQGYYTIGSAGHESNTAVAAALRTDDPALLHYRSGGFFLARQLQAGRSIDDGLLAVLRSMFGATTDPASGGRHKVFGDPELAIIPQTSTIASHLPRAVGVGFAIARGHRIGADVRWPADAIAVASFGDASLNHSTAAGALNAAAHTAWQGVALPLLFVCEDNGLGISVPTPAGWVAAALPRPGLAHFSADGDDPDALARTAAEAVAHVRATRRPATLHLRCVRFLGHAGTDLESGYRAAAEIAAELVRDPLLAHAAAHGIDGAADRYAELSDRIAELAGQVATEPTLRSAAQVMAPLGAASPARRAAPAPTPPATGRTLAQAINAALDSELAARPEMLIFGEDVGRKGGVYGVTKGLQERHGRRRVFDTLLDEQSILGLGLGLGVSGLLGVPEIQYLAYLHNAEDQLRGEAASLRFFSNDGYRNPMVVRIAGLAYQKGFGGHFHNDNALAVLRDIPGLLVGVPARPEDAAPMLAALLDAAARDGRVGVLVEPIALYHEKDLHQPGDRGWLGTDHDQPAPIGAARRHGDGTDLTIVTFGNGLRMSLRAAHTLAAEGIGAQVLDLRWLSPLPTADLLAAARATGRVLIADETRASGGVGEGVAEALRAGGYAGALARVASRDSYVPLGAAANLVLLGEDDITTAARTLLAPRSPGGGCLAPPPATA; from the coding sequence ATGGCGATCAACGACGATGCCGCGCCGCACGAGATCCTTGACCGGCACGTGCGGGACGCGCTGCGCCGGCTCGACGACGCCGCGCCTCGCCCGGCCGACGGTGCCCCCGCGCTGACACCCGACGCGCTCAAACCCGACGCGCTCAAACCGGACGCGATCTTCGACGCGATGGCGGGCAGCCGCCTGCTGGACATCTGGGCCCGCCGGCTGCGGGCGCGCGGGCAGGGCTACTACACGATCGGCTCCGCCGGGCACGAGTCGAATACCGCGGTCGCGGCGGCGCTGCGTACCGACGATCCGGCGCTGCTGCACTACCGCTCCGGCGGATTCTTCCTGGCCCGACAGCTCCAGGCCGGGCGCAGCATCGACGACGGCCTGCTGGCCGTCCTGCGGAGCATGTTCGGCGCCACGACCGACCCGGCGTCCGGCGGGCGGCACAAGGTGTTCGGCGACCCGGAGCTGGCGATCATCCCGCAGACCTCCACCATCGCCTCGCACCTGCCGCGCGCGGTCGGCGTCGGCTTCGCCATCGCCCGCGGGCACCGGATCGGCGCGGACGTGCGCTGGCCCGCGGACGCCATCGCGGTCGCCAGTTTCGGCGACGCCAGCCTGAACCATTCCACCGCCGCGGGCGCGCTGAACGCCGCCGCGCACACCGCCTGGCAGGGCGTCGCGCTGCCGCTGCTGTTCGTCTGCGAGGACAACGGGCTCGGCATCTCCGTGCCGACCCCGGCCGGGTGGGTCGCCGCGGCGCTGCCCCGCCCCGGCCTCGCCCACTTCAGCGCCGACGGCGACGACCCGGACGCGCTCGCCCGCACCGCCGCGGAGGCCGTCGCGCACGTACGCGCCACCCGCCGGCCCGCCACACTGCACCTGCGCTGCGTACGGTTCCTCGGGCACGCGGGCACCGATCTGGAGTCCGGCTACCGCGCGGCGGCCGAGATCGCGGCCGAACTGGTACGCGACCCGCTGCTCGCGCACGCGGCCGCCCACGGCATCGACGGAGCCGCCGACCGCTACGCCGAGCTGTCCGATCGGATCGCCGAGCTCGCCGGGCAGGTCGCCACCGAGCCGACGCTGCGCAGCGCCGCCCAGGTGATGGCGCCGCTCGGCGCCGCCTCCCCCGCCCGCCGCGCGGCCCCCGCCCCCACGCCCCCGGCGACCGGGCGCACGCTCGCCCAGGCGATCAACGCCGCGCTCGACTCCGAGCTCGCCGCCCGCCCGGAGATGTTGATCTTCGGCGAGGACGTCGGACGCAAGGGCGGCGTGTACGGGGTGACCAAGGGCCTGCAGGAGCGGCACGGGCGGCGCCGCGTCTTCGACACGCTGCTCGACGAACAGTCGATCCTCGGCCTCGGGCTCGGCCTCGGGGTCAGCGGGCTGCTCGGCGTGCCGGAGATCCAGTACCTCGCGTACCTGCACAATGCCGAAGATCAACTCCGCGGCGAGGCCGCCAGCCTGCGCTTCTTCTCCAACGACGGCTACCGCAATCCGATGGTGGTGCGGATCGCCGGACTGGCCTACCAGAAGGGATTCGGCGGGCACTTCCACAACGACAACGCGCTCGCCGTCCTGCGCGACATCCCAGGTCTGCTCGTCGGCGTACCCGCCCGGCCGGAGGACGCGGCGCCGATGCTCGCCGCCCTGCTCGACGCCGCGGCCCGCGACGGCCGGGTCGGCGTCCTCGTGGAGCCGATCGCGCTCTACCACGAGAAGGACCTCCACCAGCCCGGCGATCGGGGTTGGCTCGGCACCGACCATGATCAACCGGCGCCGATCGGTGCCGCGCGCCGGCACGGCGACGGCACCGACCTGACCATCGTCACGTTCGGCAACGGGCTGCGGATGAGCCTGCGCGCCGCGCACACCCTCGCCGCCGAGGGGATCGGCGCGCAGGTGCTCGACCTGCGCTGGCTGAGCCCGCTGCCGACCGCCGACCTGCTCGCGGCGGCGCGCGCGACCGGCCGGGTGCTGATCGCCGACGAGACCCGCGCGTCCGGCGGCGTCGGCGAGGGGGTGGCAGAGGCGCTGCGCGCCGGGGGGTACGCCGGGGCGCTGGCCCGGGTGGCCAGCCGGGACAGCTATGTGCCGCTCGGCGCCGCCGCCAACCTGGTGCTGCTCGGCGAGGACGACATCACGACCGCGGCGCGTACGCTGCTGGCTCCGCGCTCGCCCGGCGGCGGCTGCCTCGCCCCGCCCCCGGCGACCGCCTGA
- a CDS encoding mannitol dehydrogenase family protein — protein MASDNGGAAALSLTDDALDRLPAEVGRPRYDRSEVRAGIAHFGVGNFHRSHQAMYLDRLLNDGEAADWGICGVGLMPRDAQMRDALRATDGLFTLVLKHPDGTREARVIGSVIDYLYAPDDPEAVLEKLASPQIRIVSLTVTEGGYNFDPVTGEFDLDNPAVAADLRGDAPPATTFGLIIEGLRRRRERGIEPFTIMSCDNIQGNGDMARRSFAAYARAADSELADWLEANVAFPNSMVDRITPVTTDDDRAEVRERWGIEDPWPVVAEPFTQWVLEDHFPAGRPPLQDAGVQVVDEVEPYELMKLRLLNASHQGIAYFGWLLGYRLVHDAARDPLLARFLRRYMDDEATPTLRPVPGVDLGEYKDTLLERFGNPEVRDTVARLAADSSNRIPKWLVPVINEQLAAGRPVALSAAIVASWARYAEGVDESGEPIEVVDQFAEELVPLARSQADDPLAFVKNRSLFGDLAERPEFTEPYLWALRSLHERGARATLEDLV, from the coding sequence GTGGCATCTGACAACGGCGGCGCGGCCGCCCTATCGTTGACCGACGACGCGCTCGACCGGCTGCCGGCCGAGGTCGGGCGCCCCCGCTACGACCGCTCGGAGGTGCGCGCCGGGATCGCGCACTTCGGGGTGGGGAACTTCCACCGCTCGCACCAGGCGATGTATCTGGACCGGCTGCTGAACGACGGCGAGGCGGCGGACTGGGGCATCTGTGGGGTCGGGCTGATGCCGCGCGACGCCCAGATGCGCGACGCGCTGCGCGCGACGGACGGACTGTTCACGCTGGTGCTCAAGCATCCGGACGGTACGCGGGAGGCGCGGGTGATCGGATCGGTCATCGACTATCTCTATGCCCCCGACGATCCCGAGGCGGTGCTGGAGAAGCTCGCCTCGCCGCAGATCAGGATCGTCTCGCTGACGGTGACCGAGGGCGGCTACAACTTCGACCCGGTGACCGGAGAGTTCGATCTTGACAATCCGGCGGTCGCGGCCGATCTGCGCGGGGACGCGCCGCCCGCGACCACCTTCGGCTTGATCATCGAGGGATTGCGGCGACGGCGCGAACGCGGGATCGAGCCATTCACGATCATGAGCTGCGACAACATCCAGGGCAACGGGGACATGGCGCGGCGTTCGTTCGCGGCCTATGCCCGGGCAGCCGATTCCGAGCTGGCCGACTGGCTGGAGGCAAATGTCGCCTTCCCGAACTCGATGGTCGACCGGATCACGCCGGTGACCACCGACGACGACCGCGCCGAGGTGCGCGAGCGGTGGGGGATCGAGGATCCGTGGCCGGTGGTGGCCGAACCGTTCACCCAGTGGGTGCTGGAAGATCATTTCCCGGCCGGCCGGCCGCCGCTGCAGGACGCTGGCGTACAGGTCGTCGACGAGGTCGAGCCGTATGAGCTGATGAAGCTGCGGCTGTTGAACGCCAGCCACCAGGGGATCGCGTACTTCGGCTGGCTGCTCGGGTATCGGCTCGTGCACGATGCTGCGCGCGATCCGTTGCTGGCCCGGTTCCTGCGGCGCTACATGGACGACGAGGCGACGCCGACGCTGCGTCCGGTGCCGGGTGTTGATCTTGGCGAGTACAAGGACACGCTGCTGGAGCGGTTCGGCAATCCGGAGGTACGCGACACTGTCGCCCGGCTGGCCGCCGACTCGTCCAACCGGATCCCGAAGTGGCTGGTGCCGGTGATCAACGAGCAGCTCGCCGCCGGCCGCCCGGTGGCGCTGTCCGCGGCGATCGTGGCGTCCTGGGCGCGCTATGCCGAGGGCGTCGATGAGTCCGGTGAGCCGATCGAGGTCGTCGACCAGTTCGCCGAGGAGCTGGTGCCGCTGGCCCGCTCCCAGGCAGACGACCCGCTCGCCTTCGTGAAGAACCGGTCGCTGTTCGGCGATCTCGCCGAGCGGCCCGAGTTCACCGAGCCCTATCTGTGGGCACTGCGGTCCCTGCACGAGCGAGGCGCGCGGGCCACCCTGGAGGACCTGGTCTGA
- a CDS encoding pyridoxamine 5'-phosphate oxidase family protein, with protein MTTDHLTTLHRKPDRGRTDRAELDAVLDAMLVGTLATVVDGEPWAVPMLYARHGDHILLHGSTGAGALRHVGAGAPAAFTVARIDGVVLADHLFDHSANYRSAVVRGNLEVVGEDEEWDALIALSERLVPGRPAEVVDMTRKDRAATLTLRLPIRDGRWIVKVRDAGAGPAGRDPSAWRGVVPLAEVWGDPVPETDLAPGVEAPASVQGLRGARS; from the coding sequence ATGACCACCGACCACCTGACCACCCTGCACCGCAAGCCCGACCGGGGCCGCACCGACCGCGCCGAGCTGGATGCCGTGCTCGACGCGATGCTGGTCGGCACGCTGGCCACGGTCGTCGACGGGGAGCCCTGGGCGGTGCCGATGCTGTACGCCCGGCACGGCGACCACATCCTGCTGCACGGTTCGACCGGCGCCGGCGCGCTGCGCCACGTCGGCGCCGGTGCGCCCGCGGCGTTCACCGTCGCCCGGATCGACGGGGTGGTGCTCGCCGATCACCTCTTCGACCACTCGGCCAACTACCGCTCGGCGGTGGTCCGCGGAAATCTCGAGGTGGTCGGCGAGGACGAGGAGTGGGACGCGCTGATCGCCCTGTCCGAGCGGCTGGTGCCGGGCCGGCCCGCCGAGGTGGTCGACATGACCCGCAAGGACCGCGCGGCGACCCTCACCCTGCGGCTGCCGATCCGCGATGGTCGGTGGATCGTCAAGGTACGCGATGCCGGTGCGGGCCCCGCCGGGCGCGATCCGAGCGCCTGGCGCGGCGTCGTCCCGCTGGCGGAGGTCTGGGGCGATCCCGTTCCGGAGACCGATCTGGCCCCCGGTGTCGAGGCGCCCGCCTCGGTCCAGGGCCTGCGCGGCGCCCGCTCCTGA
- a CDS encoding MFS transporter → MSTPGAESERRPWGPAVLLCATVLLVPVGAPGATVSIPALATDLDAPAAVTNWVINAFMLAFASALAVAGALADRWGRRRMLAIGLLIFVAGNLLIAAAPAIWAVVLGRAVSGIGAAAITTGGSALLSSSYRGAQRATVFAILGTSLGLGLAFGPTLSGLAITAVGSWRGLYLVYAAVAVPSLLLARRVLPRDLAVSRPERFDLAGALTWTVALAAFMIAVSLGPEAGWVSWPTAAAFGVSVLAAIAFLAAERRADQPLIELALLRVRQFGAVCLAVTLAAFGFVSLVFTLGVFLSVAHGASALGTGLMLLALTAPTLVVPMLIGRVAHRLSLRWLLPGSMLVIALGCVLLAAVGPDGPMLIAGPPMVIIGAGFGLSLAVLDGAALAVAPAGREGMAAGMFNTVRVGTEAIAVVVVTAVVHTVTSTRVGAPAAAALLSGRPAAGAAGIAAYSAGWQVALVAIAALCAAGAFVIRRQLRPERDAGGLRRSPGAGRGSRRRASAEPAAYAPRS, encoded by the coding sequence GTGAGTACGCCGGGCGCGGAGTCCGAGCGCCGGCCGTGGGGGCCCGCGGTGCTGCTCTGCGCGACCGTCCTCCTGGTGCCCGTCGGCGCGCCCGGGGCCACGGTGTCCATCCCGGCCCTGGCCACCGACCTGGACGCGCCGGCCGCCGTCACCAACTGGGTGATCAACGCCTTCATGCTGGCCTTCGCCAGCGCGCTCGCCGTCGCGGGCGCGCTGGCCGACCGCTGGGGTCGACGCCGGATGCTGGCGATCGGCCTGTTGATCTTCGTCGCGGGCAACCTGCTGATCGCCGCGGCGCCGGCGATCTGGGCGGTCGTCCTCGGCCGCGCCGTGTCCGGGATCGGGGCCGCGGCGATCACCACCGGCGGCTCGGCCCTGTTGTCGAGCAGCTACCGCGGCGCCCAGCGCGCGACCGTGTTCGCGATCCTCGGCACGAGCCTGGGCCTCGGCCTGGCGTTCGGCCCGACGCTGTCCGGGCTGGCGATCACCGCGGTCGGCAGTTGGCGCGGGCTGTACCTGGTGTACGCCGCGGTCGCCGTGCCCTCCCTGCTGCTCGCTCGGCGCGTGTTGCCCCGCGATCTCGCCGTGTCGCGCCCCGAGCGGTTCGATCTTGCCGGCGCGCTGACCTGGACCGTTGCGCTGGCGGCGTTCATGATCGCGGTCTCGCTCGGCCCGGAGGCCGGCTGGGTGAGCTGGCCGACGGCCGCGGCGTTCGGGGTCAGCGTGCTTGCCGCGATCGCCTTCCTCGCCGCGGAGCGCCGGGCCGACCAGCCGTTGATCGAGCTCGCGCTGTTGCGGGTACGCCAGTTCGGCGCGGTCTGCCTGGCGGTGACGCTGGCGGCCTTCGGGTTCGTCTCGCTGGTGTTCACCCTCGGCGTCTTCCTCAGCGTCGCGCACGGCGCGTCCGCGCTGGGGACCGGGCTGATGCTGCTCGCGCTCACCGCGCCCACGCTGGTGGTGCCGATGCTGATCGGTCGGGTGGCGCACCGGCTCTCGCTGCGTTGGCTGCTGCCCGGGTCGATGCTGGTGATCGCGCTCGGCTGCGTACTTCTCGCGGCGGTCGGCCCCGACGGGCCGATGCTGATCGCCGGCCCCCCGATGGTGATCATCGGCGCCGGGTTCGGGCTCTCGCTGGCCGTGCTGGACGGCGCCGCGCTGGCGGTCGCGCCCGCCGGGCGGGAGGGGATGGCGGCGGGCATGTTCAACACCGTCCGGGTGGGCACGGAGGCGATCGCGGTGGTGGTCGTCACCGCCGTCGTGCACACGGTGACCTCGACCCGCGTGGGCGCCCCCGCGGCCGCCGCGCTGTTGTCGGGCCGGCCCGCTGCCGGTGCGGCCGGGATCGCGGCGTACTCGGCGGGTTGGCAGGTCGCTCTGGTGGCGATCGCGGCGCTCTGCGCGGCCGGCGCGTTCGTGATCCGGCGCCAGCTGCGCCCCGAGCGTGACGCCGGCGGTCTCAGGCGGTCGCCGGGGGCGGGGCGAGGCAGCCGCCGCCGGGCGAGCGCGGAGCCAGCAGCGTACGCGCCGCGGTCGTGA